The genome window TGTAGGACGGCGGTAAATTCATTGTTTGTTAATGGCATGGGCATATCTTGTAATGGTATCTTATGAAAGAGTATGTAGAGAAAATAGATCAAAAAAGCCCCCGCAGGGGCATAAATTAACTCAATTATTTGTTGGCACGGGGTTGAATGACTCCAAAACCACCATGATTTCTGATATAGATTACGTTAATCTCATTGCTTTCTTTGTTACGGAACATATAAAAGTCGTGGTCAACTAATTGTAGTTGCTCTTTGGCTTCATCAATGCTCATAGATTCCATGGCAAAGTATTTCATTCTGACTACCTCTTCTGGTAGTTCCGCGTGGCGATCGCCTATTAAACTACCCTCTACAGGTTTTTCTTCAATGGCCTCCACGGTTTTTTCCACGGGGTGAATTTTCTTGTCGAGATTTCTTTCTTTATATTTGCGCAATTGACGAGTAATTTTGTCGGAAACTAAATCAATACTGGCATACAAACTTTCACTATCTTCTTGCGCTCTAATGATTGTACCGTTAGCATAAACAGTGACTTCAGCTTTGTGTTTATTACTAATACGAGCGTTACGGGCTACAGATAAGTGAACGTCAACTTTACTAGCTAAATTTTGGAAATGTTTAACTGCTTTTTCTAATTTTTCCTCCACATAATCATGGATAGAATCAGTAACTTCGATATTGTTTCCTTGAATTAATAGTTTCATAATTTATACTCCATTTTACGCGCAATATTAATATCTCAACTTAAGTATTTTGTTGGATATTTTTTCATTTTTTCTTTTAACAAAAACTAAAAGAAGTTAGCTAGTTTTGTCTTTATCGTATCTAATCTACATGGCTTTTAGCTATATAAGACTTTTTTTCTTGGCTATTTTTTTTCTTGATCATGTATGTTTTAAGGCTTAGATATAACTATTAAACAATTGCTTATTAGTTAATAATTCCTCCTTTTTTCTCTATACTAATACCATAACACTTTTATGATCTAAAAAGCACCTATTTTTAACTTATTTTTAGGTTTACTCTTTTTGTGTAAAGTTTGATTACAAAAGCTCTCTGTTGTAACAAATTGTCTCTATTCTCCAGAAAATAGGAGAAATAATTAACGGTTTAAAAGCTCTGGAATAAACCACGGAGAATGAGTGATGGATCAGGTAATAAGTGATGAAAGTTTGAAAAAAAGAGTTTTCCCTGATATTTTTAAG of Cyanobacterium sp. HL-69 contains these proteins:
- the yhbH gene encoding putative sigma-54 modulation protein YhbH — its product is MKLLIQGNNIEVTDSIHDYVEEKLEKAVKHFQNLASKVDVHLSVARNARISNKHKAEVTVYANGTIIRAQEDSESLYASIDLVSDKITRQLRKYKERNLDKKIHPVEKTVEAIEEKPVEGSLIGDRHAELPEEVVRMKYFAMESMSIDEAKEQLQLVDHDFYMFRNKESNEINVIYIRNHGGFGVIQPRANK